A region of the Clostridium estertheticum subsp. estertheticum genome:
TTGCAATTAATTGGACTATTTGTACTATGCTTATAAGATATTAAAAGAACGTGGGATTCCCACGTTCTTTTTATTATTTTACGGTAGCAGTTGAAAGCCCAGCTTCCTTACAGAGCCTTTGAAGTTGCATTTTTAGTACTATATTTTTTGTACAATCAAATATAATAGTCTTAAAACCCTCTTTTTTATACATTTCTAAACAACCTTTTAACATATTGGTCATATCGACACCTGATTTAGTATCTTTTCCTGAAACTTTTAGTTCTTTGCAATCAAATTGGAGTTCATATTCTTTTGCATTAACAGGTTTAAGAATTATTGTGTAATCGTGTACAAAGCCATCAGCATCGGAAGGACCGAATGAACCAAAAGCCTTTGCAAATAGTATTTGTTTTGTTTTGTCTAATTTCAATTCATATTTCTTATCGTTATCTGTTGTCATATAAAACACATCCTTATTATATATTTATAAACTTAAGTTAGTAATCATTTACTCTAATATAATAATATTCTATTTTAGTACAATTTTCAACAAAAAAATACTTTTTATACTAAACTTATTTCAATAGTTGTAATACATTTTGGGCTTGTTGATTAGATTGTGATAACATAGCTTGGGCAACTTGATATAGAATACTATTTTTTGAGTATTCCATCATTTCCTTTGCAATATCTACGTCTCTTATTCTAGATTCCGCAGACTGTAGATTTTCAGCAGTAATATCATTTATTGAGATTACGTGTTCTAATCTATTTGTAAATGCACCTAATGTTCCCCTAAAAGAAGAAGTCTTTTCAATTGCTTTCTGTACAGTCTTTATTGCATTAGAAGCATTTTCTAGGGTTGATATATTAGCATCATCTAAATTTAATGCAGTTCCAGTCATAGATTCTAGCTTTATAGTCATTGATCCATTTGAGTTAGCACCTATTTGGAGTATAAGTTCATTATCATCTTTACTCAATAAAGGTATAGTATTAAATTCAGTTTGATTTGCACTTCTTGTAATTTCTTCTTTTAATTGCACAAACTCTTTATTTAATTGAAGTCTATCATCATCAGAGTTTGTACCTGTAGCTGCTTGGACAGCTAATTCATTCATTCTTTGAAGCATAGAATGCGTTTCATTTAGGGCTCCGTCAGCTGTCTGAAGTAATGAAATACTATCCTCAGCATTTCTAGAGGCTTGCTCTAATCCTCTAATTTGACCTCTCATCTTTTCGGAAATAGCAAGACCGGCGGGATCATCTGCTGCTCTATTTATTCTTAGACCTGAAGATAATCTTTCCATAGACCTGCCCATTTTATTTTGAAGAATAGACATTTGTCTACAGGCAAACATTGCGCCAATGTTATGAGTAATTATCATAATTAACTCCTCCCTAAAATTTTAGACTCCTTTTATTACAGGTTTGTATTGGTAAACAGTTATATTACAAATAAAGGTTTAATTAAAAAGAAAAATATTTATGTAAGAATTATGTATTGGTTTTATTATACAATTTTTATAGCGAATTGGATACAGTATTATGGTTGTATTTTATAATATTTATTAATATTTTAGACTTAATTAATATTATATATGGCAAAGTAATAAATGCAGTTAATTTAGCTTAGCTTGCCTATTAATAATACTCTATTCATGTTATCATATACTTATAGATGTGGGCAATTATGGTTTAGATTGATTTTATTTATAAAATAAAAAA
Encoded here:
- a CDS encoding flagellin, which codes for MIITHNIGAMFACRQMSILQNKMGRSMERLSSGLRINRAADDPAGLAISEKMRGQIRGLEQASRNAEDSISLLQTADGALNETHSMLQRMNELAVQAATGTNSDDDRLQLNKEFVQLKEEITRSANQTEFNTIPLLSKDDNELILQIGANSNGSMTIKLESMTGTALNLDDANISTLENASNAIKTVQKAIEKTSSFRGTLGAFTNRLEHVISINDITAENLQSAESRIRDVDIAKEMMEYSKNSILYQVAQAMLSQSNQQAQNVLQLLK